The Phragmites australis chromosome 13, lpPhrAust1.1, whole genome shotgun sequence DNA window GCTCGCACCTTTGCAAGCAACAATTTCAGTCACTTTAGGGGTATTGCTTGTTGCAATGTGGGGATTGGTGATATTGTCTTGCTCTGGAATGATGTATGGGACTCTTCTATCATCAGAGAGCAACTCCTAAGGCGTTTCTCTTATGCTAAAAATGAAAATATGTCTATTATAACTTTCAGACAAGACATGTCGGTGCAAAATCACTTCTACACTCCTCTCTCAGAGCAAGCATTCTAAGAATTATCAGTTTTGATAGCAAAATGAACTTCATTTAGAAGTATCACAATTTCACATATGAGTGGCATTACATTTGGGGTTCAAACCTTTACAAAGCAAACAAGTTTTACAATCTTCCTTTCAGTGGGATCCAACCTTTACATGGATTTGGATGTCTAAATGCAGTAACAAGTTAAGAGTGCTTTCTTTGCTATTGTTTATGGACAGATTGAATACAAGAAATCTTCTGAAGAGGAAAAGATTCAAATTTGAAGGTAATGACTATAGTTGTGATCTGCAATAGTAGGATAGAAGATACCACTTCTCAttcgttcttcgattgcttgttTGCTTTCAGATGTTAGAGGTCCATCAATATCAACTGGGACCAGCACCTCCAATTCTTTTCAATTCTGCTTAAAGCAAAAAGAGAGCTTCATTATCCTTTCTTTATGGAGATTTTCATCATTGCGACCTAAAATATTTGGAAATAAAGAAATAAGTTCATTTTCAGAGGATTCCTCCTTCCTTTAGTGGTTGGAAGGTATACTTTGTACATGATTTGTTCTTGTAATCCAACAGAATGTCTGTATCTCTAAGGCTTCTGATCTCTACCTGACTCTCTTCAATTGTTTAGAGCTagttctttctcctttcttcttttttctcctgtACAGTTTCCCTTCCTTTTccttatattttaatatatttaccaCCGTTGTATTCCCCTACTGTTTCCCTTAAAAAACAATTTTCAGTCACGTAATCGATCGGAGCCACGACAGGCAGAGCGCGTCGCCGCCGACGTCACGTGTGATGTGAGGATAAAGAAAAGCGACAGCAAATGACAGCTTCTGGACGTCTCTGCACCCGCGGTTTCAGATAACCTTCCCGGTTTAAACGAAACCACGCTCCTTGCGCGCCCACCAGAAACAGAGACAGGCAGCGTAATGGCGGCGCCTTCCTCTCCTCTGCTTCCAATACGCTGTATCTGTATAAGACCCGGGCCACCTCCTGCTCGCGGTCAATCCACAAACAAACCCAAAAGAAGAGAGGAGCCTGGTGATTTCGTGTGGGGAAGAGCAAGCGATGAGCCTGAGGTACATGAGCCGTGTGGGCGCGCGGGCCGTGAGGGAGAGCACCGCCACGACCAGGTCGGCGAAGGACAGGGCGCAGTCGGCCTCGTCGTCGTCGATGGCGAAGAGCAGGGCGCCGGCGCCCGGGTCGGTGGACTCGGGCAGGACgagcgccgcggcggccgcgaggagggaggcggaggaggagaagcggaGGCGCGCGGAGCAGGCGCTGCGCACCGTCATGTTCATCTCCGTCTGGGGGCCCAACACTTAGAACTAGCATCAGTAAGCTGCTGTGTGTGATGTATGGTGACTGGTGAGAACTAGATGTAAATATGTGAATCGTCTACACTCTAACATGGAGTCATGGACACATCGATACTGTTC harbors:
- the LOC133887955 gene encoding uncharacterized protein LOC133887955; translated protein: MSLRYMSRVGARAVRESTATTRSAKDRAQSASSSSMAKSRAPAPGSVDSGRTSAAAAARREAEEEKRRRAEQALRTVMFISVWGPNT